ACGATCCCGGCGGGCAATGGCCTGTTTACGGCTCGATCCCTGGCAAAGATGTACGCCGCGTTGTCTCAGGGCGGAGAGATCGACGGCGTGCGACTGCTCTCGCGTGACACGCTGGCCCGGGCAATCGAACCGCAGCCCGAGGCGGAGGGACGTTCGGTGCTGCCGATCAACATGGGCTGGAGCCTGGGATATCACGGCGTGCCGACAACCCATGGCTTTCCCAAGCGGGCGTTTGGACACTTTGGTTTCGGCGGCTCGGGAGCCTGGGCAGATCCGGTTCGCGAGCTTTCGGTCGCCTTGACGGTCAATTGTGGGACCGGCACGCCGCTCGGCGATCTCCGCATCGTGCGGTTGGGAGGGGCGGCGCTGGCAGCAGCCAGCCGCCGCGACGGCCAATACGTTTCACCGGTCGTGCAACAACTCGACGCATCGTGGTCAAGGGCGCGCTCCTGGTTCGATCGCCGAAGCGCCGCCAGCTTCTACTGAGCTTCCGCTCCGCACGCCCACATGCCTGGACTCGCGTTGGCAGCGGAATCGCCGTGGTTCTACTCTCCGCGCCACAAGGAGATGCGATTTCGATGTCGATCCAAGTCGAACCGAAGTGGCGGGCGCTCTGATGGATCCAAGAACTCCCTGCATCGTCGGCGTCGCGCAAACGACCTATCGCGATGTCGATCGAGACGCCCCCGAGCCGTTGCAAATCTGGGCGGCCATGGCCAAGCAAGCCGCCGAAGACAGCGGTGGCCATGACATATTGAGTTCGGTGGATTCGCTTCACGTCGTCTACCCAATGAGTTGGCAATACGACGATGCGCCAGCTCGACTGGCCGCGCAGCTGGGTCTCAAAGATGGCTTGCGCTTCTATTCGGGGATCAGCGGCACGACTTCGCAACAGTTCGTCAATACTGCAGCCCGGAACATCCTTGCCGGCCACAGCGAGATGGCCCTCATCACCAGCGGTGAAGCGCTCGCGACAAAGAGGCGCCTGAAGCAGCGCGGACACGAGCCCGATTGGAGCCATCGTCTCAGCGAAGAGCGACCCCTGCCCTTCAATGATCCCATCCATCCCGCGGAATTGGCGCATCATGTTTTTAAGCCCTATGTGAGTTATGCGATCTTCGACGTAGCGCGGCGAGCGCATCTGGGGCTGAGTCCGGACGAAAACCGCCAGCGCGACGGCGAAGTGCTTGCACGCTTGACGGGCATTGCGTCGAACAATCCCAATGCCTGGTTTCCGATCGTGCAGTCCGCCCGGGAACTGATCGAGGTTTCGCCGCAGAACCGGATGGTTTCGTATCCCTACACGAAGAACATGGCTTCGATCATGGACGTCGACATGGGCGGTGCGATTCTAGTCACCAGTTATGGCAAGGCGGACGCGTTGGGAATTCCAGTCGATCGTCGGGTTGCGCTGCGAGGCTTTTGTGCGGCGCAAGATCCCGCCTACGTGGCACAACGCGACGAGATGTGGCGCTCCCATTCGATGGCGGAGGCCTCGGCGGAAGCGCTTCGATGTGCGGGGATCGCGGTGGACGACGTCGCACACCTGGATCTCTACAGTTGCTTTGCGAGTTCGGTAAATTTTGCCCTCGATGCCCTGGAAATCTCCGAGCAGGACACGCGTCCGTTGACGGTGACCGGTGGCTTGCCGTACTTCGGGGGCGCGGGGAACGGTTACACGACGCATTCGATCGTCTCGATGGTCGAGAAGTTGCGCGAAAAACCGGCCGAGTATGGCCTGGTGAGCGGGGTGGGGATGCATATGCAGAACCACGTGTTCGGCATCTATTCGGGGACCCCCGGCCCCTTGGAGTTACCCGATGAAGACGCCGTCCAGGCCCGGGTCAACCAGGCAAAGGTTCGCGTGATTGAAAACCGGGCAACCGGAGCGGCCAACGTCGTGGCCTACTGTGTTGTTCACGATCGAGAGGGTCCGAGCCATGGTGTCGCGGTTTGTGACCTGCCGGACGGGGCGCGCTGTTACGCAAATGTTTCGGATTTGGACATCATGGCGAGCATGCAACAAGAAGAATGGGTCGGACGCCCGGTCGAGTTGATCCCGGGAGACGGAGAGGTCAATCTGCTGACTGCGTAGTTGTTGTAGTTGTTCTAGTTGTTGGTTTTGTAGCAGTCGTGCCGACGTTCTTTTCCAAAAAGGCCGCTACCGGCTGATCGCCCGACCATGCTGGCATCCAATTCGGCATGACTCCGCTGGTTTCGAATAGAAGCCTTCCCTGGCGGTCAATCACGCGGATCTTGATCGCGGCGTGATTTTTCTTTTCCGCCAGATAATCGTCTTTGGGCACGACGATGTATGCGATGCGCTCTCCATCGGGCGACCAGACTGGATCGAGATCCGCGTCCGTCGAATTCTTGGTGAGATTCACTGGCGGTGTTCTACCGACGAGATCGGCGAGAAACAGGTCGGGCGATCCATCGCGATCGGATACGAACGCAATCTCGTCCCGAACCGGAGATGGCGCCGCCGAGAAATCGTCTGATCGGGGATGGCTCGCCAAACGACTGGCTCCCGATCTTTCTCCGAGGCCAATCACCATGACATCGCGCGGACGCGATTCGTTGACGCGAACGGTGAACACCACCCTCTGGTTGTCTCGCGTAAACCTTGGCTTTTCGTAGGTACCGTGAGGAATTCGCCTGATGGGTTGGGGAGGCTGACCCGGGCCCAATATCCAGAGCTTGTCATTGCGCGGTTTGCCGTACTCTGTGCCGTGCGCCACGATCTTGGCGCCGTCGCTCGAGTATGCGAGGTATTGCATACGATGCTGGATCGACTCGACCTTGGCGATGACGACCCGGGTCGCTCGCTCGAGATTCACGATCACGGTGCCCGAGTCTGTAATGAACTTCTCATCGGAGGAAGGAATTCGGAACGTGTGGGCGATCGACTTGCCGTCGGGTGCCCAGACGTGGGTGCGTTGAACGAAGTCGGGAGTTGGTCCAATGCCACTCTCTTTGCCGGTCTCGATGTCGAGAGTTTTGATGATCGACTTCATGGTGCCGACGGTGTTGCGGGCGATGAACGCGATACGCTTTGCATTCCCGGACCAGGCCGGCCAGCGCTCCTCCTGATCTCGAGTCGCGCTAACTCGCTGCAGCGCTTTGTCCGCCAGCCGCGCCCGCCAGATTTCCATTCCGGTTTCGTTCGACACGACGAACACGAGTCCCTCGGACTCGCTGCCAGCGATCATGTCGGAAGCCCTGGCCGTCGAGGCGATCCAGGCGCTGGCGATGCTTGCAGCCGCGATGATCAAGATTGTCTGGGGGGAATGTCGTCGATTCATGGGTTCGTCTCCGTACGCGCCCCGGTCCGTTGCCCCGGTGCACCGCTCGGGCGCGGCACACTGTAGACGATGTGGGAATTGAAGGGTGGGGCTGTGGCTACGGCGAGCCATGGCTGGGAGGACGCTGGGAGGACCTCGTTGCCAATCTCACGACCGCTAAAACACCCAATTATTTGAGGGATTGATTCCCTAGATTTTGTTCGATTTTACTGCAGCCGCAGACCGGAAATCACTCAAGCCCATAGGTCATTACACCGAAAGTTGCACCAGTGCGCGGGATGCGGGCGTGTTGATTGGCGCTGATTCGAATGTCGCCGTTGTCACAGTTGAAGCTGATCTTGCTGACGTTGTAGCCGTAGTTCCCGTAGCTGCCCTGTTGATCTGAATGGCCCGGTACCCGCGCACGCCAACGTCCGTTCTTGCTTCGTCCCTATCGAACGTCTATCGAACGCTGCCCCCTGTAACAGCGTTCCCTAGAGATTGAAAAAGAGGGGAGAGGGCGATCAGTAGGGCGTCTACATCTTCCTCGGCGGGTCTGCCATTGAGTCATGTTGACACCCAATGTTCTGCTCATCGTCAGCAACAAATACCCCAAATCGCCCCCTCCAGGCTTGCACACTCGCGGTCGTCCGACCTCGTTGCACCGCGCTTCTCAACGCCTTGCGGGTCTGTCCACCCGCGTCGGTTCAGTATCAACTTGGGCTTCAATTGCTCTTCGAATCTTGTGTAATCAGCGGGATCCGAGTCCATTGCTACCTTCGCGTGAGCTTCTGCTGCAAATTCAGATTGTCGTTGAAGCGGTGCTATTCCGAACGACTTTGCCTTTTACCTCCTTAAACTCTCCAATCTGGTTTGTCTGGTTAGAGTTGATTCCAGGTAGAGCAATCTGCGTGCCAACTTGAAACCAGACAGCCTTGGAGCTTGGAAGGCGATTGACGGATTTAAGAACGCGCTTTCTCTTTGTCGGAAAGTGTGTTCTTAATGGAGGAAATTGTTTTCCTTGAATGGAAATCTGATCCATACAAACGGGCCTAAAACGCAACGTTTTTATCGATGAAAGAGCAGCCGATCGAAGAAAGCCCGATTCGACGCGACAATTCGATACCCGAGCTCGACAAACCAAATCATTGGCTGTAGCGAAAAAAACACAGAAGTGCGCCGCCAACCCAGTCCGGAGAGGACGTAGAGAGACGCCCGTCCAGCGCGCAGCACCCGACCGTCAGCGCACAGGACATGCACTTCACGCTCGCAGGCCGCGGCGAGTTCCGGGGTCATCGGGGGATTGGCTACTGCCTGAAAGGGCTGCGGATCGAAGCGCTCGCCGTGGTCATGCCGCCTGATCCAGGCGACTAGGCGACCTCAAAATCCGCAGTCACCGTCCCAGAGAACGAGTTCTCGCGCCATTGCTGCCAGTTCCTCAATGTTGTGGTCTTCACCGTCATCGCACTGGGTGTGTCGTCTCGCCGAGTTTTAGAACCCGTATCACTCTTCAGCACCCGGTCCTAGCGGCTGCCCATAACTAAACTCGACGATGTTTCCATCTGGGTCACGAATACCGCAGTAGTACCCGACCGGGTAGGGCTCTCTGTATGGCGGCCAGACTAGGCGGCCCTCGGACTTTGCATGGGAAGCCAGTTCATCGACGCGTTCGCAGCTTTCCACCGCGAATCCCAGATGACCGAAATCTTCGGCCGCCTGGGGTGAGCTCTTGCCTCCATCGATCACCACGATGATGAACTCGCGCTCCTTGCCCGGTTCGCTGAGCCAGACGACGCGCGAGTGGTCGTCCCCTCGTTGATGGCAAACTGACATCCCGCAGTAGCGCTCATAGAACGAGATGCAGGCTTCGAAATCGTTCACGTGCAATGCGATGTGGGTCAAGGCTGTACTCACGTCGAGTCTCCTTCACCTCGCCAGGAAGGTCACGATCGCAGCGAGATCGTTTTCCAGATACGGAAGGGCGATCATCGCGCGGGTGTCACGCTTTGGCGTGTATCCTTCGGGGTACTCGTTGCGCATGACTCTCGCTTCGATGAGTGCGAGGGACGATCCCGCGATCGCGGGCCCGATCCCCCCGTCCATCGATGGATCGGGATTGTGGCAGGCGATGCAATTGGCCGAGTAGACCGCCTGGCCTCGGCTCCTGAGGGCTGCGGGATCGTCGGGTGCTGGTTCCGCTGGTGTCTCGGGATCGCCAGCTGTAGGAGGCGTGGTCGGGGTCTGCTCAGGGGTCTGCCCAGGGGGTTGTTCAGAGGGTTGCGAAGCAGGCTTGCCAACAGGCGCCTTCTCGGACTCCGAGCATGCGAAAAGGGCGATGACCGCGATCGCGAGAGCCATTCGAAGCAGCACATTCATGGAAATAGAAACCCCTGGGCGAGATGCCGTGTGCATCGTTGTTTTCGAATTGTCGTTTACAGAATCATTGTTTACGGAACCGCTCGGTCTAGAACTTAGCCAGCCGGCTGTTCGCGCGCCTGAACTCAGTGCTCGTTCCAAAAACGATAGACCGTGGTCTGGTCATAGAAGCTTCCGGGGGCGAGCTCTGGACTGGGAAAGTGGCGATGATTCGCCGCGTTCGGAAAATTCTGGGGACATAGACAAAGACTGAGTTTGCGCTCTTCCGATCCTGGCGCCGCGCTGGTCTCGAAGCGAATGCCGGGCTGAGTGGTCGCAAGTTCGACGTTGCGTCCAGATCCGGGGTCCCTGAGCCGAGCGACCGCGCGCATGCTCGAGCTGGGTCGGCGCAACACGTAGCAATCATCGTAGTCACCGCGCGGGCGGTTCGATGCCCGATTCTCCGCTCCAACTTCTCTCGCCGACCGGAAGTCCATCGAGCTCCCTGCGACCGGCAGGAAATGGCCCGTTGGAATTCCCTCTCGATCGACCTCGACAATCTCGTCTGCGGCAATCGAGAGTTCGTGGCCGAGAACCGAGCTGCGGCCACCATCGCGCAGATTGAAGTAGATCTGGCTCGCGAGATCGACGACGGTCCGCGCATCGGTGGTGGCCCGATGCGTTACCCGAAGGCTGCCGGCCTGATCGAGCCGATACTCGACGCTGCATTCGAGCTTGCCGGGGTATCCGTCTTCACCCTCCGGACTGCTGTAATGGAAGCGCACACCCTCGCTCAGCGCTTCGCCCCACCACACCGGGCAATTCAAACCCGCCGCGTTTCTGTGCAGTTTGTGCGGAGCCCCGGGTCCATCCAGCACGCGCAGTTCGAGCTGCGCCCGAGGCGGTCTGTCTCCGACGCGTCCGGCGTAACGGCCCAGGGTAATGCTCTGGGGATGGGTAGCTTCGAGGTAGGGGGCGAGATTGTCGAACCCCGGGACGATGGGTCCAGCTCTGCCTTTGCGATCGGGTGTTTCAATCGAGACGACTGCGGCGCCCAGTTCCATGACGCTTACCGAAACCCCAGCGCTGCTCTCGAGACGAAAGACATGGATCGGAACCCCAGTGGGGGTCGTGCCAAAATACATTCGCCGCATCGGCTGCCCCTCTCGATACCCGCGGTTCGGGTGAGCCCTGAATATCACCTGCGCATTCTCGCAAAGCAAGGAATTCGTGAATTCTCTTGGCGCTGATCTGCCCCCGCGGTGGGACTTTTCCGAATCATTCGGGTTAAGCTCACGCCTGACTTTGGGAGATCGAGCTTGCAAGAAATTCTGCGTCAGTTGATCGAGACCGAAAAGTTCGATGGGGAGATCGATCTCCTCGATGAAAAATTGGCGAAGTTTCCAGCCGAAATTGCGCGGGTCGCCAGCGATATTGCACAGGCCGAGCAGCAGGTCGCCAGTGAGCGTAGTGTGCTCGAGACCGAAGAATTGGAAGAGCGCAGGCTCGAGAGTCAGATGCGCGTTCAAGAAGAGCTGATCCTGAAGCTGAACCATCAAACCGCCCAGGTGAGTTCGAACCAGGCCTATACCGCGTTGCAACACGAGATTGACGCCGCTGAAACCGCCAAGACCGAGTTTGAAACCCTTGCCCTCGAACACATGGAATCGATCGACCGGGCCAAGCAGGCGCTCAAGGCTGCCCAGGGGCAATTGCTGGATCTCGAAGAAGCCAGTCCCGACAAGCTCGTTGAGATCGACACGCGGCGCGAGAGCGTCGAAGCGGAGCGCTCGAAGGTCACCGCGTTACGCGAAGGAGAATGCGCTGGCATCGAAGCCGGGATCATGAAGCGCTACCAGGCGACCCGAAAGAAAAAGCGGCCGGCGATCGTGGTCTTGAACGGCGACTCGTGTCCTCACTGCAAGATGGTGCTTCCGAGGATTCGCGTGAGTGAGGTCAAGCGACTCGAAGACATTTTCGAGTGTACGAACTGCAAACGGTTGCTCGCGCCCGCCAAGATCTATCCAGCTCAGGATTGATCCGGAAAAAACTGACCCGCCGCAATCGGAAAAGAATCGTCAGGCATTCGCCAGGAGTTGCTGGGTTGCAGCGGCGAGGTCTGTCGAGGAAACGACTTCGGGGTGGACTTCGCCGATCGTCACCACGACAGTTTTGCGAAGCGAGGGTCCCGCGGATCCGCCCGGGGCCGATGCTTCGCCGTTCCGACCGATTCCCCGCAGTGCAATGGCGATGCCCGCAACCGATCTGTGGGCCAGAATCGGTTCGAGACGAGCTGCCAGAGGACCGTGGGTGTCCGGCCTCTCTGCGTTGCTTGCGTTGATCGCGCCGAACAGACATACGATTTGTCCGTTCGAAAGCGCGCGATCAATTTCTCGCAGCGCCTCTTCGACAAGCTCTTCATCGCTTTCGAGATCGCCATCGAGTTCGCCTTTGCGAACCGGAATCGCATCGAACCAGTGGACGAGTATCCAAACCAATGGGCCGCTCACTTTTGTCGTTTCGAGCACGAATCGCACCGGTCGATCGCATGCCGTCGTGATGATCGGCCAATCGAGCCAACTCATCCGATTCGAGTACAGCAGACATGCACCCTCGCGCGGAACATTCGAACACCCCAGATAGCGGATGCGATATCGGATGAGGCCGCACAACCAGGAGAATAAGCGCAGCAAGAATTCAGAGTGCGCGATGAAGAGGGCGATTCCCGTCGCCGTATTGAGCCCCGCGAGCACCAGGAACAGTTCCGCAGTGTCGAGACCGACGGCGTAGAGAGCCGAGACGACGATCGCGGATACCACCATGAAGATCGCCCCCGCGATGTTGTTGGCGGCAATCACCTGGGACCGAGTTTCTGGGGCTGTCCGGTGCTGAAGCAGGGCGTAGAGGGGAACGATGAAGAAACTTCCCGCCACCCCCATCCCGCATACATCAAACATGATCCGATAAATCAGTGGATCTGCTTGATTGGCGAGCAGTCCAGCCATGGTCAGCGTTTCCCTCGAAACCTGTGCGTAGTCGAGCAACCCGATGTCGAGGGGAAAGATCGTGAGGCCGATGGCGCCAAAGGGCACCATGCCCAACTCGATCCTGTCGTCCGAGAGCAGATTCGTGAGCACCGAACCGGCCGCAATGCTCAGGGTGAAGAGAGACAAGAAAAGGATGTATATGGATTCGTCACCGTGCACGAACAACTTCACATAGTTGGGAAGTTGGGCCATCACCATGGCGCCCAGAAACCAGAACCATGAGATCCCGACGATCGAGAGAAGCACAGACGCCTTCTGGCTTGATATTCGGTAGAGGTTTCCGTACTCCGAGAGCCAATTCCAGCGGATCACGAGGTCGGGGTTCGACGGTGTCGCCGACGGAATCATGCGGCTCGAGATCCAGCCCGCCGCCGACAAGAGCACCAGACACGCGGCCACCAGGTACTCGCTCTGCATGATCAGAACGCCGCCAACGATAGTGCCGGTGAGGATCGCGACAAAGGTCCCGCTCTCGACGAACGCCGTGCCCTCCATCAGTTCCTCATCGCGAAGATGTTGCGGGATAATGCTGTACTTCACCGGCCCGAAGAATGTCGATTGAGTCCCCATCAAAAACAAGATCGCGATCAGGTAAGTATCTGCCCAGGGCACCCCGGCGTTCGCCATGATGAAGCCGATCGCCGCCAGCACCATGATCGCGAGTTCGAGAATCTTGACTCGGCGCATGATGGTGGCTTTCTCGAATTTGTCTGCGAGCTGTCCCGCCAGCGGAGAGAACAGGAAAAACGGCAGGACGAACAATCCCGACGCAATGGCGATCAGGGTGCCGGTTTCGGCTTCGGACATGGTCGCCCGAAAGGTGATCATCAAGATCAGGGCCTGCTTGAAGGTATTGTCCGTGAAGGCCCCGAGGAACTGGGTCCAAAAGAACGGCGCAAAACGTTTTTCGAG
This region of Myxococcales bacterium genomic DNA includes:
- a CDS encoding acetyl-CoA synthetase, encoding MDPRTPCIVGVAQTTYRDVDRDAPEPLQIWAAMAKQAAEDSGGHDILSSVDSLHVVYPMSWQYDDAPARLAAQLGLKDGLRFYSGISGTTSQQFVNTAARNILAGHSEMALITSGEALATKRRLKQRGHEPDWSHRLSEERPLPFNDPIHPAELAHHVFKPYVSYAIFDVARRAHLGLSPDENRQRDGEVLARLTGIASNNPNAWFPIVQSARELIEVSPQNRMVSYPYTKNMASIMDVDMGGAILVTSYGKADALGIPVDRRVALRGFCAAQDPAYVAQRDEMWRSHSMAEASAEALRCAGIAVDDVAHLDLYSCFASSVNFALDALEISEQDTRPLTVTGGLPYFGGAGNGYTTHSIVSMVEKLREKPAEYGLVSGVGMHMQNHVFGIYSGTPGPLELPDEDAVQARVNQAKVRVIENRATGAANVVAYCVVHDREGPSHGVAVCDLPDGARCYANVSDLDIMASMQQEEWVGRPVELIPGDGEVNLLTA
- a CDS encoding PD40 domain-containing protein, with amino-acid sequence MNRRHSPQTILIIAAASIASAWIASTARASDMIAGSESEGLVFVVSNETGMEIWRARLADKALQRVSATRDQEERWPAWSGNAKRIAFIARNTVGTMKSIIKTLDIETGKESGIGPTPDFVQRTHVWAPDGKSIAHTFRIPSSDEKFITDSGTVIVNLERATRVVIAKVESIQHRMQYLAYSSDGAKIVAHGTEYGKPRNDKLWILGPGQPPQPIRRIPHGTYEKPRFTRDNQRVVFTVRVNESRPRDVMVIGLGERSGASRLASHPRSDDFSAAPSPVRDEIAFVSDRDGSPDLFLADLVGRTPPVNLTKNSTDADLDPVWSPDGERIAYIVVPKDDYLAEKKNHAAIKIRVIDRQGRLLFETSGVMPNWMPAWSGDQPVAAFLEKNVGTTATKPTTRTTTTTTQSAD
- a CDS encoding DUF393 domain-containing protein, with amino-acid sequence MRRHDHGERFDPQPFQAVANPPMTPELAAACEREVHVLCADGRVLRAGRASLYVLSGLGWRRTSVFFSLQPMIWFVELGYRIVASNRAFFDRLLFHR
- a CDS encoding VOC family protein; this encodes MSTALTHIALHVNDFEACISFYERYCGMSVCHQRGDDHSRVVWLSEPGKEREFIIVVIDGGKSSPQAAEDFGHLGFAVESCERVDELASHAKSEGRLVWPPYREPYPVGYYCGIRDPDGNIVEFSYGQPLGPGAEE
- a CDS encoding galactose mutarotase, which gives rise to MRRMYFGTTPTGVPIHVFRLESSAGVSVSVMELGAAVVSIETPDRKGRAGPIVPGFDNLAPYLEATHPQSITLGRYAGRVGDRPPRAQLELRVLDGPGAPHKLHRNAAGLNCPVWWGEALSEGVRFHYSSPEGEDGYPGKLECSVEYRLDQAGSLRVTHRATTDARTVVDLASQIYFNLRDGGRSSVLGHELSIAADEIVEVDREGIPTGHFLPVAGSSMDFRSAREVGAENRASNRPRGDYDDCYVLRRPSSSMRAVARLRDPGSGRNVELATTQPGIRFETSAAPGSEERKLSLCLCPQNFPNAANHRHFPSPELAPGSFYDQTTVYRFWNEH
- a CDS encoding MFS transporter gives rise to the protein MALLLEKRFAPFFWTQFLGAFTDNTFKQALILMITFRATMSEAETGTLIAIASGLFVLPFFLFSPLAGQLADKFEKATIMRRVKILELAIMVLAAIGFIMANAGVPWADTYLIAILFLMGTQSTFFGPVKYSIIPQHLRDEELMEGTAFVESGTFVAILTGTIVGGVLIMQSEYLVAACLVLLSAAGWISSRMIPSATPSNPDLVIRWNWLSEYGNLYRISSQKASVLLSIVGISWFWFLGAMVMAQLPNYVKLFVHGDESIYILFLSLFTLSIAAGSVLTNLLSDDRIELGMVPFGAIGLTIFPLDIGLLDYAQVSRETLTMAGLLANQADPLIYRIMFDVCGMGVAGSFFIVPLYALLQHRTAPETRSQVIAANNIAGAIFMVVSAIVVSALYAVGLDTAELFLVLAGLNTATGIALFIAHSEFLLRLFSWLCGLIRYRIRYLGCSNVPREGACLLYSNRMSWLDWPIITTACDRPVRFVLETTKVSGPLVWILVHWFDAIPVRKGELDGDLESDEELVEEALREIDRALSNGQIVCLFGAINASNAERPDTHGPLAARLEPILAHRSVAGIAIALRGIGRNGEASAPGGSAGPSLRKTVVVTIGEVHPEVVSSTDLAAATQQLLANA